A region from the Mycobacterium heidelbergense genome encodes:
- a CDS encoding enoyl-CoA hydratase family protein, translating to MENRLVDYAGPADAGGPFARLTLDSPHNRNALSAALVSQLHQGLRDAASDPAARVVVLGHTGGTFCAGADLSESSAAGGGDPFDMAAARARELTALLRTIVESPLSVIAAVDGHVRAGGFGLVGACDIAVAGPRSTFALTEARIGVAPAIISLTLLPKMSARAASRYYLTGETFNAARAAEIGLVTMAVDDVEATVAKLVADVSRGSPQGLAASKALTTAAVLEAFDRDAERLTEESARLFVSDEAREGMLAFLQKRPPSWVPGRTASTD from the coding sequence ATGGAAAATCGTCTCGTCGACTACGCCGGCCCGGCCGATGCCGGAGGCCCATTCGCGCGGCTGACGCTGGACTCTCCGCACAACCGCAACGCGCTGTCCGCCGCCCTGGTGAGCCAGTTGCATCAGGGGCTGCGCGACGCTGCCTCGGATCCGGCGGCGCGCGTGGTGGTTCTGGGCCACACCGGCGGCACCTTCTGCGCTGGAGCGGATCTCTCTGAGAGCTCAGCGGCCGGCGGGGGCGACCCTTTTGACATGGCCGCGGCTCGGGCCCGGGAACTCACGGCGCTATTGCGCACCATCGTCGAGTCGCCGCTGTCGGTGATCGCCGCCGTCGACGGGCACGTCCGGGCCGGCGGGTTCGGCCTAGTCGGTGCCTGCGACATCGCGGTCGCCGGCCCGCGCAGTACCTTTGCGCTAACCGAGGCGCGGATCGGCGTCGCCCCGGCCATCATCTCGCTGACGCTGCTGCCGAAGATGTCGGCGCGCGCGGCGTCGCGCTACTACCTGACCGGTGAGACATTCAATGCGGCGCGGGCCGCCGAAATCGGCTTGGTCACAATGGCGGTCGACGACGTGGAGGCCACGGTGGCGAAGTTGGTCGCCGACGTGAGCCGCGGTTCGCCCCAGGGCCTTGCGGCGTCGAAGGCGCTGACGACCGCCGCGGTGCTCGAAGCGTTCGACCGCGACGCCGAACGGCTCACCGAGGAGTCGGCCCGGCTGTTCGTCTCCGACGAAGCCCGCGAAGGCATGCTGGCGTTCTTGCAGAAGCGCCCGCCCAGTTGGGTGCCCGGCCGAACGGCCAGTACGGACTGA
- a CDS encoding acyl-CoA dehydrogenase family protein, with protein MTDTSFIENEERRALRKAVAEWASNYGAEYYLEKARAHEHTTELWAEAGKLGFLGVNLPEEYGGGGAGMYELSLVMEEMAAAGSALLLMVVSPAINGTIISKFGTEEQKKRWIPAIAEGSLTMAFAITEPDAGSNSHKITTTARCDGRDWILKGQKVFISGVDQAQAVLVVGRTEEDKTGKLRPALFVVPTDTPGFTYTPIEMELISPERQFQVFLDDVRLPSDALVGAEDAAIAQLFAGLNPERIMGAASSVGMGRFALDRAVDYVKTRQVWSTPIGAHQGLSHPLAQCHIEVELAKLMMQKAATLYDNGDDAGAAEAANMAKYAAAEAATRSVDQAVQSLGGNGLTKEYGVAAMLASARLGRIAPISREMVLNFVAQTSLGLPRSY; from the coding sequence GTGACCGACACCAGCTTCATCGAAAACGAGGAGCGCCGCGCCCTGCGCAAGGCGGTGGCCGAATGGGCGTCCAACTACGGCGCCGAGTACTACCTCGAAAAGGCCCGCGCACACGAACACACCACCGAATTATGGGCCGAGGCAGGAAAACTCGGCTTCCTCGGGGTGAATCTGCCCGAGGAGTACGGCGGGGGCGGCGCCGGAATGTACGAGCTGTCGCTGGTGATGGAAGAGATGGCGGCCGCGGGCAGCGCACTGCTGCTGATGGTGGTGTCCCCCGCCATCAACGGCACCATCATCAGCAAGTTCGGCACCGAAGAACAGAAGAAGCGCTGGATTCCGGCCATCGCCGAAGGCTCGCTGACGATGGCGTTCGCGATCACCGAGCCGGACGCCGGATCCAACTCGCACAAGATCACCACCACCGCCCGGTGCGACGGCCGCGACTGGATCCTCAAGGGCCAGAAGGTGTTTATCTCCGGCGTCGACCAGGCGCAGGCGGTGCTAGTGGTGGGTCGCACGGAGGAGGACAAGACGGGCAAGCTGCGCCCGGCGTTGTTCGTGGTGCCCACCGACACGCCCGGCTTCACCTACACGCCAATCGAGATGGAGCTGATCAGCCCCGAGCGCCAGTTCCAGGTGTTCCTCGACGATGTCCGGCTGCCCAGCGACGCGCTGGTCGGGGCCGAGGACGCCGCCATCGCACAGCTTTTCGCCGGTTTGAATCCCGAGCGCATCATGGGCGCGGCCAGCTCGGTGGGCATGGGGCGATTCGCACTGGACAGGGCCGTCGACTACGTCAAGACCCGCCAGGTCTGGTCCACGCCCATCGGCGCCCATCAGGGGCTGTCACATCCGTTGGCGCAGTGCCACATCGAGGTCGAACTGGCCAAGCTGATGATGCAGAAGGCCGCGACGCTCTACGACAACGGCGACGACGCGGGCGCGGCCGAGGCCGCCAACATGGCCAAGTACGCCGCGGCCGAGGCGGCCACCCGGTCGGTCGACCAGGCCGTGCAGTCTTTGGGCGGCAACGGGTTGACCAAGGAGTACGGGGTGGCCGCCATGCTAGCGTCGGCGCGGCTCGGGCGGATCGCCCCGATCAGTCGCGAGATGGTGCTGAACTTCGTCGCGCAGACATCGCTGGGCCTACCCCGAAGCTACTGA
- a CDS encoding acetyl/propionyl/methylcrotonyl-CoA carboxylase subunit alpha translates to MTPKPITRVLVANRGEIARRVFATCRRLGLGTVAVYTDPDAAAPHVADADARVRLAKTNDYLNAEAIIAAARAAGADAVHPGYGFLSENAEFAAAVQGSGLTWVGPPVDAVCAMGSKIESKKLMAAAGVPVLDELDPDTVTAAQLPMLVKASAGGGGRGMRVARELSELPDEVAAARREAQLAFGDPTVFCERYLPAGHHVEVQVLADTHGTVWAVGERECSIQRRHQKIIEEAPSPLVERIPGMRAKLFDAARLAAGAIGYTGAGTVEFLADDNGEFYFLEMNTRLQVEHPVTEETTGLDLVELQLAIAEGGRLNTEPPATHGYSIEARLYAEDPAHDWQPQAGVVHAFEVPAARAQFGSLGHQTGIRLDSGIVTGSTVSIHYDPMLAKVISYAPTRHQSALVLADALARARLHGVRTNRELLVNVLRHPAFLDGATDTAFFDTHGLAQLSAPLADATTVRLSAIADALADAAHNRATAKVLGSAPSGWRNLPSGYQVKTYRDDAGDEHRVEYRFGRSGLALPADQSVGLVSATVNEVVLSADGVDHSFSVQRYDQDVYVDSARGPVHLIALPRFPEPGSTVEKGSLVAPMPGNVIRLGAAVGDTVTAGQPLVWLEAMKMEHTIAAPVDGVLAELDVKTGQQVEVGAVLARVEAPQAEGDSR, encoded by the coding sequence ATGACACCTAAGCCGATCACTCGAGTGCTGGTCGCCAACCGGGGCGAGATCGCCCGCCGGGTGTTCGCTACCTGCCGGCGCCTCGGCCTGGGCACCGTCGCCGTCTACACCGACCCGGACGCCGCCGCGCCGCACGTCGCCGACGCCGACGCGCGCGTGCGGCTGGCCAAGACCAACGACTATCTCAACGCCGAGGCGATCATCGCGGCCGCCCGCGCCGCCGGCGCCGACGCCGTGCACCCCGGCTACGGATTCCTTTCGGAGAACGCCGAATTCGCCGCCGCCGTGCAAGGCTCGGGCCTGACGTGGGTCGGGCCGCCGGTGGATGCGGTGTGCGCGATGGGCTCCAAGATCGAGTCCAAGAAGCTCATGGCCGCCGCCGGGGTGCCGGTGCTCGACGAACTCGACCCCGACACGGTCACCGCGGCGCAGCTGCCCATGCTGGTCAAGGCTTCCGCCGGCGGCGGCGGGCGCGGGATGCGGGTGGCACGCGAATTATCAGAGCTGCCAGACGAAGTCGCGGCGGCGCGCCGCGAGGCGCAGTTGGCGTTCGGTGACCCGACGGTGTTCTGCGAGCGCTACCTGCCGGCCGGACACCACGTCGAGGTCCAGGTCCTCGCCGACACCCACGGCACGGTCTGGGCCGTCGGGGAACGGGAATGCTCCATTCAGCGCCGCCACCAAAAGATCATCGAGGAGGCCCCCTCGCCGCTCGTCGAGCGCATCCCGGGCATGCGGGCCAAGCTGTTCGACGCGGCCCGGCTCGCCGCCGGCGCGATCGGCTACACCGGCGCCGGCACGGTGGAGTTCCTCGCCGACGATAACGGCGAGTTCTACTTCCTGGAGATGAACACCCGACTGCAGGTCGAGCACCCGGTCACCGAGGAAACCACCGGGCTCGACCTCGTCGAACTGCAGCTCGCCATCGCCGAGGGCGGCCGACTCAATACGGAACCTCCCGCCACCCACGGCTATTCGATTGAGGCCCGGCTCTACGCCGAGGATCCCGCGCATGACTGGCAACCACAGGCCGGCGTCGTGCACGCGTTCGAGGTGCCAGCGGCTCGGGCGCAGTTCGGCTCGCTGGGACACCAAACCGGAATACGACTGGACTCCGGCATTGTCACCGGCTCGACGGTGTCGATCCACTACGACCCGATGCTGGCCAAGGTCATCTCCTATGCCCCGACGCGCCATCAATCGGCGCTCGTGCTCGCCGACGCGCTGGCCCGCGCCCGCCTGCACGGCGTGCGCACCAACCGCGAGCTGCTGGTGAACGTCCTGCGGCACCCGGCGTTCCTCGACGGCGCCACGGACACCGCGTTTTTCGACACGCACGGCCTGGCGCAGCTGTCCGCACCGCTGGCCGACGCCACCACGGTCCGGTTGTCGGCCATCGCCGACGCGCTCGCCGACGCCGCGCATAACCGCGCCACGGCGAAGGTGCTCGGCTCGGCACCCAGTGGCTGGCGAAACCTGCCGTCCGGCTACCAGGTCAAGACCTACCGTGACGACGCTGGCGACGAACACCGGGTCGAATACCGTTTCGGCAGAAGCGGTTTGGCGCTCCCCGCTGACCAATCGGTGGGCCTGGTCTCGGCCACGGTGAACGAGGTCGTGCTGAGCGCCGACGGGGTGGATCACAGCTTCTCGGTGCAGCGCTACGACCAGGACGTCTACGTCGATTCGGCGCGCGGCCCCGTTCACCTGATCGCGCTGCCGCGCTTCCCCGAGCCCGGTTCGACCGTCGAAAAGGGCTCCCTGGTGGCGCCCATGCCCGGCAACGTCATCCGGCTGGGCGCCGCGGTCGGCGACACCGTCACCGCCGGCCAGCCATTGGTCTGGCTGGAGGCGATGAAGATGGAGCACACCATCGCCGCGCCGGTCGACGGCGTGCTCGCCGAACTCGACGTGAAGACCGGTCAGCAAGTCGAAGTGGGCGCCGTCCTGGCAAGAGTGGAAGCGCCCCAAGCAGAAGGAGATTCACGGTGA
- a CDS encoding acyl-CoA carboxylase subunit beta, translating into MLRTTLDPTSPAYSDAASTATSRLDEIDAELAKALAGGGPKYVERHHARGKLTARERIELLVDPDSPFLELSPLAAYGSAFQVGASLVTGIGAVSGVECMIVANDPTVKGGTSNPWTLRKILRANQIAFENRLPVISLVESGGADLPTQKEVFIPGGRMFRDLTRLSAAGIPTIALVFGNSTAGGAYVPGMSDHVVMIKERSKVFLAGPPLVKMATGEESDDESLGGAEMHARISGLTDYFAVDELDAIRIGRRIVARLNWVKQGPAAAAVTEPLFDAEELIGIVPADLRIPFDPREVIARIVDGSEFDEFKALYGSSLVTGWARLHGYPLGILANARGVLFSEESQKATQFIQLANRSDTPLLFLHNTTGYMVGKDYEEGGMIKHGSMMINAVSNSTVPHISLLIGASYGAGHYGMCGRAYDPRFLFAWPSAKAAVMGGAQLSGVLSIVARAAAQARGQQYDEAADASMRAAIEGQIEAESLPLVLSGMLYDDGVIDPRDTRTVLGMCLSAIANGPIKGTSNFGVFRM; encoded by the coding sequence ATCCTTCGGACGACACTCGACCCGACTTCCCCCGCCTACTCCGACGCGGCGTCGACGGCGACCTCGAGGCTCGACGAGATCGACGCCGAACTCGCCAAGGCGCTTGCGGGGGGCGGCCCCAAGTACGTCGAGCGCCATCACGCCCGCGGCAAGCTGACCGCCCGGGAACGTATCGAGCTGCTCGTCGACCCGGATTCCCCGTTCCTGGAGCTGAGCCCGCTCGCGGCCTATGGCAGCGCCTTCCAGGTCGGCGCCAGCCTCGTCACCGGCATCGGCGCGGTATCGGGCGTGGAGTGCATGATCGTGGCCAACGACCCCACCGTCAAGGGCGGCACCAGCAACCCCTGGACACTTCGAAAGATACTGCGGGCCAACCAGATCGCTTTCGAAAACCGGCTTCCGGTCATTTCCCTGGTGGAATCCGGCGGGGCCGACCTACCCACCCAGAAGGAGGTCTTCATCCCGGGCGGGCGGATGTTCCGCGACCTGACCCGCCTGTCGGCGGCCGGCATCCCCACCATCGCGCTGGTGTTCGGCAACTCCACCGCGGGCGGGGCCTACGTCCCCGGAATGTCGGACCACGTCGTGATGATCAAGGAACGCTCGAAGGTGTTCCTGGCCGGTCCCCCGCTGGTCAAGATGGCCACCGGAGAGGAATCCGACGACGAATCCCTGGGCGGCGCCGAGATGCACGCCCGCATCTCGGGTTTGACCGACTACTTCGCCGTTGACGAACTCGACGCGATCCGGATCGGACGCCGCATCGTCGCCCGGCTCAACTGGGTCAAACAAGGGCCCGCCGCGGCAGCCGTGACCGAGCCGCTGTTCGACGCCGAGGAACTGATCGGCATCGTGCCCGCCGACCTGCGCATCCCGTTCGACCCCCGTGAGGTGATCGCCCGCATCGTCGACGGCTCCGAATTCGACGAATTCAAGGCCTTGTACGGCTCGTCGCTGGTGACCGGCTGGGCCCGGCTGCACGGCTACCCGCTGGGCATCCTGGCCAACGCGCGCGGCGTGCTGTTCAGCGAGGAGTCGCAGAAGGCCACGCAATTCATTCAGCTGGCCAACCGCTCCGACACGCCACTGTTGTTCCTGCACAACACCACCGGCTACATGGTGGGCAAGGACTACGAAGAGGGCGGGATGATCAAGCACGGCTCGATGATGATCAACGCCGTGTCGAACTCGACCGTTCCGCACATCTCGCTGTTGATCGGCGCATCGTACGGAGCGGGCCACTACGGCATGTGCGGGCGCGCCTATGACCCCCGATTCCTGTTCGCCTGGCCGAGCGCCAAGGCCGCGGTGATGGGCGGCGCACAGCTGTCGGGCGTGCTGTCGATCGTTGCCCGCGCGGCCGCCCAGGCCCGCGGGCAACAATATGACGAGGCCGCCGACGCTTCCATGCGAGCCGCGATAGAGGGTCAGATCGAGGCCGAATCGCTGCCGTTGGTCCTGTCCGGGATGCTCTACGACGACGGGGTGATCGACCCGCGCGACACCCGAACCGTGCTGGGAATGTGCTTGTCCGCCATCGCCAATGGCCCGATCAAGGGGACGTCGAACTTCGGCGTCTTCCGGATGTGA
- a CDS encoding acyl-CoA dehydrogenase family protein: MSIWTTPEREQLRKTVRSFTEREIVPNIAEWERTGDLPRDLHRRAGAAGLLGAGFPEAVGGGGGDGADSVIICEEMHQTGAPGGVFASLFTCGIAVPHMIASGDARLIDTFVRPTLAGEKIGALAITEPGGGSDVGHLRTTAVLDGDHYVVNGAKTYITSGVRADYVVTAVRTGGPGAAGVSLMVVEKGTPGFEVTRKLDKMGWRSSDTAELSYTDARVPAANLIGAENSGFAQIAAAFVAERIGLAAQAYSSAQRCLDLSVQWCRDRETFGRPLISRQSVQNTLAEMARRIDVARVYARNLVERQLAGETNLIAAVCFAKNTAVEAGEWVANQAVQLFGGMGYMAESEVERQYRDMRILGIGGGTTEILTALAAKILGYQS, from the coding sequence GTGAGCATCTGGACCACGCCCGAGCGCGAACAGTTGCGAAAGACGGTGCGCTCCTTCACCGAACGCGAGATCGTGCCCAACATCGCCGAGTGGGAGCGCACCGGCGACCTGCCGCGCGACCTGCACCGCCGCGCCGGCGCCGCCGGCCTGCTGGGCGCGGGCTTTCCCGAAGCGGTCGGCGGGGGCGGCGGCGACGGCGCGGACTCGGTGATCATCTGCGAGGAAATGCACCAGACCGGCGCACCGGGCGGGGTGTTCGCGTCGCTGTTCACGTGCGGCATCGCGGTGCCGCACATGATCGCATCCGGCGACGCGCGGCTGATCGACACGTTCGTGCGGCCGACGCTGGCCGGCGAGAAGATCGGCGCGCTCGCCATCACCGAGCCCGGCGGCGGTTCCGACGTCGGGCACCTGCGCACCACCGCGGTGTTGGACGGCGACCACTATGTGGTCAACGGCGCCAAGACCTACATCACCTCCGGGGTCCGCGCCGACTACGTGGTCACCGCGGTGCGCACGGGCGGCCCTGGCGCCGCGGGGGTTTCGCTGATGGTGGTCGAGAAGGGCACACCGGGCTTTGAGGTCACCCGCAAGCTGGACAAGATGGGCTGGCGATCGTCTGACACCGCCGAGCTGTCCTACACCGACGCGCGGGTGCCGGCGGCCAACCTCATCGGCGCCGAGAACAGCGGGTTCGCCCAGATCGCCGCGGCATTCGTCGCCGAGCGGATCGGCCTTGCCGCGCAAGCCTATTCGAGCGCACAACGGTGCTTGGACCTGAGCGTCCAGTGGTGCCGCGACCGCGAAACGTTCGGCCGCCCGCTGATATCCCGCCAGTCGGTGCAGAACACCCTGGCCGAGATGGCCCGCCGCATCGACGTCGCGCGGGTGTATGCGCGCAACTTGGTGGAGCGCCAACTGGCCGGGGAGACGAACCTGATCGCGGCGGTGTGCTTCGCCAAGAACACCGCCGTCGAGGCCGGGGAATGGGTGGCCAACCAGGCCGTCCAGTTATTTGGGGGGATGGGCTACATGGCCGAGTCCGAAGTCGAACGCCAATACCGCGACATGCGGATCCTGGGCATCGGCGGCGGAACCACCGAAATCCTGACAGCACTGGCCGCCAAAATCCTTGGGTATCAATCATGA
- a CDS encoding acyclic terpene utilization AtuA family protein encodes MRIANCSGFYGDRLSAMREMLGGGGVDYLTGDYLAELTMLILGRDRMKHPERGYAKTFLTQLEGCLGEARDRGVRIVANAGGLNPAGLADAIRALAERLGVPARIAHVEGDDLQPRAAELGLGTPLTANAYLGAWGIVDCLNAGADVVVTGRVTDASVIVGAAAAHFGWGRADYNKLAGAVVAGHVIECGVQATGGNYSFFTEIPDLTHAGFPLAEVHADGSSVITKHPSTGGLVSVDTVTAQLLYEITGARYPNPDVTARMDTIELSADGPDRVRIAGVLGEPPPPTLKVSLNSIGGFRNAMTFVLTGLDIEAKAELVRRQLEAALTVKPAELRWSLARTDHTDADTEEAASALLHCVVRDPDPANVGRQFSSAAVELALASYPGFHVTAPPGDGQVYGVFTAGYVDAGQVPHVAVHADGSRTDIPCATQTLGLAPAPDPPLPEPLPSGPVARAPLGRIAGARSGDKGGSANVGVWVRTDDQWRWLANTLTVELLKELLPEAADFDVTRHVLPNLRAVNFVIDGILGQGVAYQARFDPQAKGLGEWLRGRYLDIPEILL; translated from the coding sequence ATCCGGATCGCGAACTGCTCGGGGTTCTACGGCGACCGGCTGTCGGCCATGCGCGAGATGCTCGGCGGCGGGGGCGTTGACTACCTCACCGGCGACTACCTGGCCGAACTGACCATGCTGATCCTGGGCCGCGACCGGATGAAGCACCCCGAACGCGGCTACGCCAAGACCTTTTTGACCCAACTCGAAGGCTGCCTCGGCGAGGCGCGCGACCGCGGGGTCCGGATCGTCGCCAACGCCGGCGGCCTCAACCCGGCCGGGCTGGCCGACGCGATACGCGCGCTGGCCGAGCGCCTGGGCGTCCCGGCCCGGATCGCCCACGTCGAGGGCGACGACCTGCAGCCCCGCGCGGCGGAACTTGGCCTGGGGACGCCGCTGACCGCCAACGCCTACCTGGGCGCGTGGGGCATCGTCGATTGCCTCAACGCCGGCGCCGACGTCGTCGTCACCGGCCGGGTCACCGATGCCTCGGTCATCGTCGGCGCGGCGGCCGCGCACTTCGGCTGGGGGCGCGCCGACTACAACAAACTCGCCGGCGCCGTGGTCGCCGGCCACGTCATCGAGTGCGGCGTCCAGGCCACCGGCGGCAACTACTCGTTCTTCACCGAAATCCCGGACCTGACCCACGCGGGCTTCCCACTGGCCGAGGTCCACGCCGACGGCTCGTCGGTGATCACCAAGCATCCCAGCACCGGCGGCCTGGTCAGCGTCGACACCGTCACCGCGCAACTGCTCTACGAGATCACCGGCGCCCGCTACCCCAACCCCGACGTCACCGCCCGGATGGACACCATCGAGCTGTCCGCGGACGGCCCCGACCGGGTCCGCATCGCCGGCGTGCTCGGCGAGCCGCCGCCGCCCACGCTGAAGGTGTCGCTGAACAGCATCGGCGGTTTCCGCAACGCGATGACGTTCGTGCTGACCGGCCTGGACATCGAGGCCAAGGCCGAGTTGGTGCGCCGGCAGCTGGAGGCCGCGTTGACCGTCAAGCCCGCCGAGCTGCGGTGGTCCCTGGCCCGCACCGACCACACCGACGCCGACACCGAGGAAGCCGCCAGCGCCCTGCTGCACTGCGTCGTCCGCGACCCCGACCCGGCGAACGTCGGACGCCAATTCTCCTCGGCCGCGGTAGAATTGGCGCTCGCCAGCTATCCGGGCTTTCACGTGACCGCCCCGCCGGGCGACGGTCAGGTCTACGGCGTGTTCACCGCCGGCTACGTCGACGCCGGGCAGGTCCCACACGTCGCCGTGCACGCCGACGGCTCCCGCACCGACATCCCGTGTGCCACCCAAACTTTGGGATTGGCACCGGCTCCCGACCCGCCGTTGCCGGAGCCGCTCCCGTCCGGCCCGGTGGCCAGGGCGCCGCTGGGCCGGATCGCCGGGGCCCGCAGCGGCGACAAGGGCGGATCGGCCAACGTCGGGGTGTGGGTGCGCACCGACGACCAGTGGCGTTGGCTGGCCAACACGTTGACCGTCGAGCTGCTCAAGGAATTGCTGCCCGAGGCCGCGGACTTCGACGTCACCCGCCACGTGCTGCCCAACCTGCGCGCCGTCAACTTCGTCATCGACGGCATCCTGGGCCAGGGTGTCGCCTATCAGGCGCGATTCGATCCCCAGGCCAAGGGGCTGGGCGAATGGCTGCGCGGCCGCTACCTCGACATCCCGGAGATTTTGCTGTGA
- the rpmF gene encoding 50S ribosomal protein L32, with the protein MAVPKRRMSRANTRSRRAQWKATRTELVGVTVAGQKHKVPRRLLKAARLGLIDLDRR; encoded by the coding sequence ATGGCCGTACCCAAGCGCAGGATGTCGCGCGCGAATACCCGAAGCCGTCGCGCGCAGTGGAAGGCCACCCGGACCGAGCTCGTCGGTGTGACGGTGGCGGGCCAGAAGCACAAGGTGCCCCGCAGGCTGCTCAAGGCGGCCCGCCTGGGTCTCATCGATCTCGACCGCCGTTAA
- a CDS encoding response regulator transcription factor has translation MRILVVDDDRAVRESLRRSLSFNGYSVELAHDGIEALGMIASDRPDALVLDVMMPRLDGLEVCRQLRSTGDDLPILVLTARDSVSERVAGLDAGADDYLPKPFALEELLARMRALLRRTKPDDGGESVAMEFSDLALDPITREVTRGQRRITLTRTEFALMEMLIANPRRVLTRSRILEEVWGFDFPTSGNALEVYVGYLRRKTEAGGEPRLIHTVRGVGYVLRETPP, from the coding sequence ATGCGAATACTTGTCGTCGACGACGATCGTGCGGTGCGTGAATCGCTGCGCAGATCGCTTTCCTTCAACGGCTACTCGGTTGAGTTGGCCCACGACGGGATCGAGGCCCTGGGCATGATCGCCAGCGATCGGCCCGACGCACTCGTCCTCGACGTGATGATGCCGCGTTTGGACGGGCTGGAGGTCTGCCGCCAACTCCGTAGCACCGGCGACGATTTGCCGATCCTGGTGCTCACCGCGCGCGATTCCGTGTCCGAGCGGGTGGCCGGCCTGGACGCTGGCGCCGACGACTATCTGCCGAAGCCGTTCGCCCTCGAAGAGCTGTTGGCCCGCATGCGGGCGCTCCTGCGCCGCACCAAACCGGACGATGGCGGCGAGTCGGTGGCAATGGAATTCTCCGACCTGGCTCTGGACCCGATCACCCGCGAGGTCACTCGGGGGCAACGCCGAATCACCTTGACCCGCACCGAGTTTGCGTTGATGGAAATGTTGATCGCCAATCCGCGCCGGGTACTCACCCGCAGCCGCATCCTCGAGGAGGTGTGGGGATTCGACTTTCCCACCTCGGGCAACGCGCTGGAGGTCTACGTCGGCTATCTGCGCCGTAAAACCGAAGCCGGTGGCGAGCCGCGACTGATCCACACGGTGCGCGGGGTCGGTTACGTGCTTCGGGAGACGCCGCCCTGA
- a CDS encoding HAMP domain-containing sensor histidine kinase gives MIRFHRRRHAPLRATSSLSLRWRVMLLAMSMVAMVVVLMAFAVYAVISAALYSDIDNQLQSRAQLLIASGSLAADPGKAIEGTAYSDVNAMLVNPGHSVYTANQPGQTLPVGNTEKAVIRGELFMSRRTASDQRILAIHLPNGSSLLISKSLKPTEAVMTKLRWVLLMVGGIGVAVAAVAGGMVTRAGLRPVARLTEAAERVARTDDLRPIPVFGSDELARLTEAFNLMLRALAESRERQARLVTDAGHELRTPLTSLRTNVELLMASMEPGAPRLPEQEMVDLRADVLAQIEELSTLVGDLVDLTRDDAGQVVHEPVDISEVIDRSLERVRRRRNDIHFDVEAFPWQVYGDAAGLSRAVLNLMDNAAKWSPSGGHVGITLRRLGPSHAELVVSDHGPGIPPQERGLVFERFYRSTTARALPGSGLGLAIVKKVVLNHGGLLRIEDTVPGGQPPGTSIYVLLPGRPVPVSTYPTPGGGAEAAPVAPVANSRDPANVISVDS, from the coding sequence ATGATCCGGTTCCACCGGCGCCGGCACGCACCGCTTCGAGCCACAAGTTCCTTGTCCCTGCGGTGGCGGGTGATGCTGCTGGCGATGTCGATGGTGGCCATGGTCGTCGTGCTGATGGCCTTCGCGGTCTATGCGGTGATCTCGGCCGCGCTGTACAGCGACATCGACAACCAGCTGCAAAGCCGGGCGCAGCTGTTGATCGCCAGCGGTTCGCTGGCCGCCGATCCGGGGAAGGCCATCGAGGGCACCGCCTACTCCGATGTCAACGCGATGTTGGTGAACCCGGGTCACTCCGTGTACACCGCCAACCAGCCGGGGCAGACCCTGCCCGTCGGAAACACCGAGAAGGCCGTCATCCGCGGCGAGCTGTTCATGTCGCGCCGCACCGCGTCGGATCAACGAATCCTTGCCATCCACCTGCCCAACGGCAGCTCGCTGCTGATCTCCAAGAGCCTGAAGCCCACCGAAGCGGTCATGACCAAGCTGCGTTGGGTGCTGCTCATGGTCGGCGGCATCGGCGTCGCGGTCGCCGCGGTGGCCGGGGGCATGGTCACCCGGGCCGGATTGCGTCCGGTTGCCCGGCTCACCGAGGCCGCCGAACGGGTGGCGCGCACCGACGACCTGCGGCCCATTCCGGTCTTCGGTAGCGACGAATTGGCCAGGCTCACGGAGGCTTTCAATCTGATGCTGCGGGCGCTGGCGGAATCCCGGGAGCGGCAGGCGCGGTTGGTCACCGACGCGGGGCATGAATTGCGCACCCCCCTGACGTCGCTGCGCACCAACGTCGAGTTGCTGATGGCGTCGATGGAACCGGGGGCGCCGCGGCTACCCGAGCAGGAGATGGTCGACCTGCGCGCCGACGTGCTCGCGCAGATCGAGGAATTGTCCACGCTGGTCGGCGATTTGGTGGACCTCACCCGTGACGACGCCGGCCAGGTGGTGCACGAGCCCGTCGACATATCCGAGGTGATCGATCGCAGTCTGGAGCGAGTTCGGCGGCGGCGCAACGATATTCACTTCGATGTCGAGGCGTTTCCCTGGCAGGTCTACGGCGACGCCGCCGGGCTGTCGCGCGCGGTGCTGAACCTCATGGACAACGCGGCCAAGTGGAGCCCGTCGGGTGGTCACGTCGGCATCACGTTGAGACGACTGGGCCCGTCGCACGCCGAGCTGGTGGTCTCCGACCACGGCCCGGGGATTCCGCCGCAGGAGCGCGGCCTGGTGTTCGAGCGCTTCTACCGATCGACGACCGCACGGGCCTTGCCCGGTTCGGGACTCGGGCTGGCGATCGTCAAGAAAGTGGTGCTTAACCACGGCGGGTTGCTTCGTATCGAGGACACGGTGCCGGGAGGCCAGCCCCCGGGAACCTCTATTTACGTGCTGCTTCCGGGCCGGCCGGTGCCGGTCTCGACCTATCCGACGCCCGGGGGCGGCGCCGAGGCCGCCCCCGTTGCGCCCGTGGCGAACTCTCGGGATCCGGCGAACGTTATCTCAGTGGACTCTTAG